The Streptomyces sp. NL15-2K genome contains a region encoding:
- a CDS encoding dienelactone hydrolase family protein, which produces MPTKTLQIPTADGQADAFAAFPDHGERHPGVLMYADGFGIRPVLREMARELAGHGYYVLVPNPFYRHGPAPVIELPEHIGEEVRPAIFAQLMPLIEAHTAERVLSDADAYVRFLTTQPEVGAGPVAVTGYCIGGLLAMRTAAAHPGQVAAVAGFHGPVGADGPDSLRRLLSPITAQIHLGHAETDMTPESLGELDQALDAAGVDYTSEIYPGTIHGFTMSDTDAFNPSALQRHWDRLLPLLGRTLKQMAL; this is translated from the coding sequence ATGCCCACCAAGACGTTGCAGATTCCCACCGCGGACGGCCAGGCCGACGCCTTCGCCGCCTTCCCCGACCACGGTGAGCGGCACCCAGGGGTGCTGATGTACGCGGACGGCTTCGGCATCCGGCCCGTGCTGCGGGAGATGGCCCGCGAACTGGCCGGGCACGGGTACTACGTGCTCGTCCCCAACCCCTTCTACCGGCACGGCCCGGCACCGGTGATCGAACTTCCCGAGCACATCGGAGAAGAAGTCCGGCCCGCGATCTTCGCCCAGCTGATGCCCTTGATCGAGGCGCACACCGCCGAACGTGTCCTCAGCGACGCCGACGCCTACGTCAGGTTCCTCACGACCCAGCCCGAGGTCGGCGCCGGACCGGTCGCGGTGACCGGCTACTGCATAGGCGGCCTCCTGGCGATGCGCACCGCCGCGGCCCACCCCGGCCAGGTGGCCGCCGTCGCCGGATTCCACGGCCCCGTGGGCGCCGACGGGCCCGACAGCCTGCGTCGCCTCCTCTCTCCGATCACCGCCCAGATCCACCTCGGCCACGCCGAAACCGACATGACGCCCGAGTCCCTCGGCGAGCTCGACCAAGCCCTGGACGCCGCAGGTGTCGACTACACCTCCGAGATCTACCCCGGCACCATCCACGGCTTCACCATGTCCGACACCGACGCCTTCAACCCCTCGGCACTGCAGCGTCATTGGGACCGCCTGCTCCCCCTCCTCGGCCGCACCCTGAAACAGATGGCTCTGTAA